The following proteins are encoded in a genomic region of Burkholderia cepacia:
- a CDS encoding MFS transporter, giving the protein MPTQPSTPAASLALQDKTLDAHASPHSRAQRYLQLLLLVIAAGAIYPMLYLRQVYQPTMLQFFHIDDVQLGYLYSSLGTIFLVSYLPSGWLADRLSPRWLICFSLLATGALGLVYATGPSFDTLVLIFGGWGLTTGLTFWAAVIKRVNMIAGPDEQGRFFGLLDGGRGLVEALLATIAITLFAYVTQAHGGTDAAGFKLVVHLYAFSCIALGVLLALVKDPAGANERKAVTERRTGNVLTDLKTLAAIPELWLVAAIVFCGYQVFWATYSFSAYLHEGNFGLSATAAGFITTLKLWMRPVGGIGGGFLGDRVSKVSVLFWALVLAALSLVGLIAAPAHSPQAMLVVLVLFIGILTYAIRGLYWSLLDDCKVPTHCAGLAIGLISVLGYSPDVFVPLINGYVTQTYPGAHGYQLYFGYIAAIALCGAGAAAFLKYRLNRIHRIQESV; this is encoded by the coding sequence ATGCCGACCCAACCGTCGACGCCCGCGGCGTCGCTCGCGTTGCAAGACAAAACGCTCGACGCCCACGCGTCGCCGCATTCCCGTGCGCAACGCTACCTGCAACTGCTGCTGCTCGTGATCGCCGCGGGCGCGATCTACCCGATGCTGTATCTGCGGCAGGTGTACCAGCCGACGATGCTGCAGTTCTTCCATATCGACGACGTGCAGCTCGGCTACCTGTATTCGTCGCTCGGCACGATCTTCCTCGTCAGCTACTTGCCGAGCGGCTGGCTGGCCGACCGCCTGTCGCCGCGCTGGCTGATCTGCTTCTCGCTGCTCGCCACCGGCGCGCTCGGGCTCGTCTACGCGACCGGGCCGTCGTTCGACACGCTCGTGCTGATCTTCGGCGGCTGGGGGCTGACCACCGGCCTCACGTTCTGGGCCGCCGTGATCAAGCGCGTGAACATGATCGCAGGCCCCGACGAACAGGGCCGTTTCTTCGGGCTGCTCGACGGCGGCCGCGGGCTCGTCGAGGCGCTGCTCGCGACGATCGCGATCACGCTGTTCGCCTACGTGACGCAGGCGCACGGCGGCACCGATGCGGCCGGCTTCAAGCTCGTCGTGCATCTGTACGCGTTCTCCTGCATCGCGCTCGGCGTGCTGCTCGCGCTGGTGAAGGATCCGGCGGGCGCGAACGAACGCAAGGCCGTGACGGAACGCCGAACAGGCAACGTGCTGACCGACCTGAAGACGCTCGCGGCGATCCCCGAGCTGTGGCTCGTCGCCGCGATCGTGTTCTGCGGCTACCAGGTGTTCTGGGCGACCTACAGCTTCTCGGCCTACCTGCACGAAGGCAATTTCGGGCTCAGCGCGACGGCGGCCGGCTTCATCACGACGCTCAAGCTGTGGATGCGCCCCGTCGGCGGCATCGGCGGCGGCTTCCTCGGCGACCGCGTATCGAAGGTGTCGGTGCTGTTCTGGGCGCTGGTGCTCGCCGCGCTGTCGCTCGTCGGGCTGATCGCCGCGCCCGCGCACAGCCCGCAGGCGATGCTCGTCGTACTCGTGCTGTTCATCGGCATCCTCACCTATGCGATCCGCGGCCTGTACTGGTCGCTGCTCGACGACTGCAAGGTGCCGACGCATTGCGCGGGCCTCGCGATCGGCCTGATCTCGGTGCTCGGCTATTCGCCCGACGTGTTCGTGCCGCTGATCAACGGCTACGTGACGCAGACCTACCCGGGCGCGCACGGCTACCAGCTCTATTTCGGCTACATCGCGGCCATCGCGCTCTGCGGCGCGGGCGCGGCTGCCTTCCTCAAATACCGCCTCAACCGCATTCACCGAATCCAGGAGTCCGTATGA
- a CDS encoding GMC family oxidoreductase — MSYDYIIVGAGSAGCILANRLSESGRHSVLLLEAGERDASFWFKVPVGFTKTYYNRRYNWMYYSEPEAQLADRKLYCPRGKVVGGSGSINAMVYVRGQRSDYDDWANAGNPGWAYDDVLPYFRKLETHAAGATDPQHHGATGPIHITSMKADVHPIVHEFLKGCGQLNLPRTDDFNGAQFEGAGIYDLNTKHGERCSSSFAYLRPALGRANLTLRSGVLVRRVTFDGTRATGVVVAGAHGDETLVAAREVILAAGAVDTPKLLQLSGVGDPALLARHRVPLVQALPAVGRNLQDHLCVSFYFKANRSTLNDEMGTLIGKMKIGLRYLLTKRGPLAMSVNQAGGFFRGTADAQEPNIQLYFNPLSYRIPKSDRASIKPEPYSGFLIAFNPCRPTSRGTIEIASNRVEDAAKIHINALTTQKDLDEAVQGSKVIRALMRAPALKSMTVEEISPGPQVDSDEAMLQYFREQSGSIYHLCGSCAMGPDAATSVVNASLRVHGLQALRIVDASVFPNITSGNINAPTMMVAEKGADLILADASRGETTGARTGEREPVAH, encoded by the coding sequence ATGAGCTACGACTACATCATCGTCGGCGCGGGCTCGGCCGGCTGCATCCTCGCGAACCGCCTGAGCGAATCGGGCCGGCACTCGGTGCTGCTGCTCGAAGCGGGCGAACGCGACGCGTCGTTCTGGTTCAAAGTGCCGGTCGGCTTCACGAAGACCTACTACAACCGCCGCTACAACTGGATGTACTACAGCGAGCCCGAGGCGCAACTCGCCGACCGCAAGCTGTACTGCCCGCGCGGCAAGGTGGTCGGCGGGTCGGGCTCGATCAACGCGATGGTCTACGTGCGCGGCCAGCGCAGCGACTACGACGACTGGGCGAACGCCGGCAATCCGGGCTGGGCGTACGACGACGTGCTGCCGTACTTCCGCAAGCTCGAAACCCACGCGGCCGGCGCGACCGATCCGCAGCATCACGGCGCGACGGGGCCGATCCACATTACGTCGATGAAGGCCGACGTGCATCCGATCGTCCACGAGTTCCTGAAGGGCTGCGGGCAACTGAACCTGCCGCGCACCGACGATTTCAACGGCGCGCAGTTCGAGGGCGCGGGCATCTACGACCTGAACACGAAACACGGCGAACGCTGCTCCAGCAGCTTCGCGTACCTGCGCCCTGCGCTGGGCCGCGCGAACCTCACGCTGCGCTCGGGCGTGCTCGTGCGGCGCGTGACGTTCGACGGCACGCGCGCGACCGGCGTGGTGGTCGCGGGCGCGCATGGCGATGAAACGCTCGTCGCCGCACGCGAGGTGATCCTCGCGGCCGGCGCGGTCGATACGCCGAAGCTGCTGCAACTGTCGGGCGTCGGCGATCCGGCACTGCTCGCGCGCCACCGCGTGCCGCTTGTGCAGGCGCTGCCGGCCGTCGGCCGCAACCTGCAGGACCACCTGTGCGTGAGCTTCTACTTCAAGGCGAACCGGTCGACGCTGAACGACGAGATGGGCACACTCATCGGCAAGATGAAGATCGGGCTGCGCTACCTGCTGACGAAACGCGGCCCGCTCGCGATGAGCGTGAACCAGGCGGGCGGCTTCTTCCGCGGCACGGCCGATGCGCAGGAGCCGAACATTCAGCTCTACTTCAATCCACTGTCGTACCGGATCCCGAAGAGCGACCGCGCAAGCATCAAGCCCGAGCCTTACTCCGGATTCCTGATCGCGTTCAACCCGTGCCGGCCGACGAGCCGCGGCACGATCGAGATCGCGTCGAACCGCGTGGAAGATGCCGCGAAGATCCACATCAACGCGCTCACCACGCAGAAGGATCTCGACGAGGCCGTGCAGGGCAGCAAGGTGATTCGTGCGCTGATGCGTGCGCCGGCGCTGAAGTCGATGACCGTCGAGGAAATCTCGCCGGGGCCGCAGGTCGATTCCGACGAGGCGATGCTGCAGTATTTCCGCGAGCAGTCGGGTTCGATCTACCACCTGTGCGGCTCGTGCGCGATGGGGCCGGACGCGGCGACGTCGGTGGTCAATGCGTCGCTTCGCGTGCATGGGCTGCAGGCGCTGCGGATCGTCGATGCGTCGGTGTTCCCGAACATCACATCGGGCAACATCAACGCGCCGACGATGATGGTCGCGGAGAAAGGCGCGGATCTGATTCTGGCGGATGCGTCGCGCGGCGAGACGACCGGCGCGCGGACAGGCGAACGGGAGCCCGTCGCGCACTGA
- a CDS encoding mandelate racemase/muconate lactonizing enzyme family protein: MKIVSLETHIVAVPPPHIGGMYWIFVKLKTDDGIEGVGEIYSATFGPKAMAPIIDDVFERHLLNRDPHHVERLFRQAYSSGFTQRPDLTMMGVVSGLEMACWDIIGKAAGKPVYELLGGRIHERLRSYTYLYPKNTKGEYDYDDPDLAAECAAENVKLGFTAVKFDPAGPYTAYSGHQLSLEVLDRCELFCRRVREAVGSKADLLFGTHGQMVPSSAIRLAKRLEKYDPLWFEEPVPPGQEEAIAQVAKHTSIPIATGERLTTKYEFHKLLQAGGASILQLNVARVGGLLEAKKIASLAEVHYAQIAPHLYNGPVGAAASIQLATCTPNFLIQESIMTWGGFHAEVVKTPIRWEDGYIIPSNEPGLGIELDMDVVRRHTPYTGERLHLQMGEHPVDVKDLAPAKG; encoded by the coding sequence ATGAAGATCGTTTCGCTCGAAACCCATATCGTCGCCGTGCCGCCGCCGCATATCGGCGGGATGTACTGGATCTTCGTGAAGCTGAAGACCGACGACGGCATCGAAGGTGTTGGCGAGATCTATTCGGCGACGTTCGGCCCGAAGGCAATGGCTCCGATCATCGACGACGTGTTCGAACGCCACCTGCTGAACCGCGACCCGCATCACGTCGAACGGCTGTTCCGCCAGGCGTATTCGAGCGGCTTCACGCAGCGACCCGACCTCACGATGATGGGTGTCGTCAGCGGCCTCGAAATGGCGTGCTGGGACATCATCGGCAAGGCGGCTGGCAAGCCCGTGTACGAACTGCTCGGCGGCCGGATCCACGAGCGGCTGCGCTCGTACACGTACCTGTACCCGAAGAACACGAAAGGCGAATACGACTACGACGATCCCGACCTCGCGGCCGAATGCGCGGCCGAGAACGTGAAGCTCGGCTTCACGGCCGTCAAGTTCGACCCAGCCGGCCCGTACACGGCCTACTCGGGCCACCAGTTGTCGCTGGAAGTGCTCGACCGCTGTGAGCTGTTCTGCCGCCGCGTGCGCGAAGCCGTCGGCAGCAAGGCCGACCTGTTGTTCGGCACGCACGGGCAGATGGTGCCGTCGTCGGCAATCCGGCTCGCGAAGCGGCTCGAAAAATACGACCCGCTGTGGTTCGAGGAGCCGGTCCCCCCCGGTCAGGAAGAGGCGATCGCGCAAGTCGCGAAGCATACGTCGATTCCGATCGCGACCGGCGAGCGCCTGACCACCAAGTACGAATTCCACAAGCTGCTGCAAGCCGGTGGTGCGTCGATCCTGCAGCTGAACGTCGCGCGCGTGGGCGGCCTGCTCGAAGCGAAGAAGATCGCGTCGCTCGCCGAAGTGCACTACGCGCAGATCGCGCCGCACCTGTACAACGGGCCGGTGGGTGCAGCCGCGAGCATCCAGCTTGCGACCTGCACGCCGAACTTCCTGATCCAGGAAAGCATCATGACGTGGGGCGGTTTCCACGCGGAAGTCGTGAAGACGCCGATCCGCTGGGAAGACGGCTACATCATCCCGTCGAACGAGCCGGGCCTCGGTATCGAACTCGACATGGACGTCGTGCGCCGCCACACGCCGTACACCGGCGAACGGCTGCACCTGCAGATGGGCGAACACCCCGTCGACGTGAAGGATCTCGCCCCCGCGAAGGGCTGA
- a CDS encoding LysR family transcriptional regulator gives MNWDDARIFLAIHRERSLRGAARAVGLDQATVGRRLAALERALGATLFLRTSAGYVPTAVGEVALRNVEKMEQSAIDLVRQTQGVDRRLAGDVRVTTTDTIGLEFVMRAMRNLHDEHPDVRVLLNTSTQVENLAKREADIAIRTIKPDNPDLLTRRLAAWPTGLYASEEYLARHGEPVPGTGFEGHDLVCFLPHLNARGPLTVVGEPVRAGRIVSGLNSNLMLRAAARAGLGLAELPVPIAERDALVRVWPARTSARPYEVWMVTHKDLRHTARMSAMIDHIVRVFDEVPVQGGAGD, from the coding sequence TTGAACTGGGACGACGCACGGATTTTTCTCGCCATCCACCGGGAACGCAGCCTGCGCGGCGCCGCGCGGGCGGTCGGGCTCGACCAGGCAACGGTCGGCAGGCGGCTCGCGGCACTCGAGCGCGCGCTCGGCGCGACGCTGTTCCTGCGCACGTCGGCCGGGTACGTGCCGACCGCGGTGGGCGAGGTCGCGCTGCGCAACGTGGAGAAGATGGAGCAGTCGGCGATCGACCTGGTGCGGCAGACCCAGGGCGTCGACCGGCGCCTGGCCGGCGACGTACGCGTGACGACGACCGATACGATCGGGCTCGAATTCGTGATGCGCGCGATGCGCAACCTGCACGACGAGCATCCGGACGTGCGCGTGCTGCTCAACACGTCGACGCAGGTGGAGAACCTGGCCAAGCGCGAGGCGGACATCGCGATCCGCACGATCAAGCCCGACAATCCCGATCTGCTCACGCGCCGGCTCGCCGCGTGGCCGACGGGTTTGTACGCGTCAGAGGAATACCTGGCGCGGCATGGCGAACCGGTGCCTGGCACCGGCTTCGAAGGGCATGACCTCGTGTGCTTCCTGCCGCACCTGAATGCGCGCGGCCCGCTCACGGTGGTCGGCGAGCCGGTGCGCGCCGGGCGGATCGTGTCGGGGCTGAATTCGAATCTGATGCTGCGCGCGGCGGCGCGCGCCGGGCTCGGGCTCGCCGAACTCCCGGTGCCGATCGCGGAGCGCGACGCGCTGGTGCGCGTGTGGCCGGCGCGTACGTCGGCGCGGCCTTACGAAGTCTGGATGGTGACGCACAAGGATTTGCGGCATACCGCGCGGATGAGCGCGATGATCGATCACATCGTGCGGGTGTTCGACGAGGTGCCGGTGCAGGGCGGGGCGGGGGATTGA
- the aldA gene encoding aldehyde dehydrogenase, whose translation MRTERNYVNGRFVAPESDTFIVVHNPATEAPFARVPAATPADALAAVDAAAAAQKAWRKLPSAERAAYLHRFADALTARASEIGAALAQESGKSVEDASNEAVYAGQITRYHAEWARRIEGEIIPSDTPDENLFLQREPIGVVACLIPFNYPVYTLLRKVAPALIAGNTVVVRPSNHTPVSAFEIAKAADDAGFPPGVINILTMDHATAEALCTHPAVGMITLTGSVNAGRKVLDYCKTNIAKPSLELGGKTPAIIEPDADLERAAAALVASKTTHCGQLCTAIERVYVHDSVHDRFVALLKEKMAAVRIGNRAEDATRMGPLVSASARAHIHGMVERAIAAGATLETGGEIPDGPGFFYPATLLTGVRQDMEIVQEETFGPIMPVLRYKTIDEAIAQANDHQFGLSSVLYTEHYRTAMTVANAIEAGELYVNRTPADPYQGFHAGWKRSGLGGDDGKHGMLEFTQTRLVVMKY comes from the coding sequence ATGCGCACCGAACGCAACTACGTGAACGGCCGTTTCGTCGCCCCGGAAAGCGACACGTTCATCGTCGTCCACAATCCCGCTACCGAAGCGCCGTTCGCGCGCGTGCCGGCCGCGACGCCGGCCGACGCACTTGCGGCCGTCGACGCCGCGGCCGCCGCGCAGAAGGCATGGCGCAAACTGCCGAGCGCCGAGCGCGCCGCGTACCTGCACCGCTTCGCCGACGCGCTGACCGCCCGCGCATCCGAGATCGGCGCGGCGCTCGCGCAGGAATCCGGCAAGAGCGTCGAGGACGCGTCGAACGAAGCCGTCTACGCGGGCCAGATCACGCGCTATCACGCCGAGTGGGCGCGCCGGATCGAGGGCGAGATCATCCCGAGCGACACGCCCGACGAAAACCTGTTCCTGCAGCGCGAGCCGATCGGCGTCGTCGCGTGCCTGATCCCGTTCAACTATCCCGTCTACACGCTGCTGCGCAAGGTCGCGCCCGCGCTGATCGCCGGCAACACCGTGGTCGTGCGGCCGAGCAACCACACGCCGGTGTCCGCGTTCGAGATCGCGAAGGCGGCCGACGATGCGGGCTTCCCGCCGGGCGTCATCAACATCCTGACGATGGACCACGCGACGGCCGAAGCGCTGTGCACGCACCCGGCGGTCGGGATGATCACGCTGACCGGCAGCGTAAACGCGGGCCGCAAGGTGCTCGATTACTGCAAGACGAACATCGCGAAGCCGTCGCTCGAACTCGGCGGCAAGACGCCCGCGATCATCGAGCCCGACGCCGACCTCGAACGCGCGGCCGCCGCGCTCGTTGCGTCGAAGACAACCCATTGCGGCCAGCTCTGCACGGCGATCGAGCGCGTGTACGTGCACGACAGCGTGCACGACCGTTTCGTCGCGCTGCTGAAGGAAAAGATGGCGGCCGTGCGCATCGGCAACCGTGCGGAAGACGCCACGCGGATGGGCCCGCTCGTCAGCGCATCGGCGCGCGCGCACATTCACGGTATGGTCGAACGCGCGATCGCGGCAGGCGCGACGCTCGAAACCGGTGGCGAGATCCCCGACGGCCCCGGCTTCTTCTACCCGGCCACGCTGCTCACCGGCGTGCGGCAGGACATGGAGATCGTGCAGGAGGAAACCTTCGGCCCGATCATGCCCGTGCTGCGCTACAAGACGATCGACGAAGCGATTGCGCAGGCGAACGACCACCAGTTCGGCCTGTCGTCGGTGCTCTACACCGAGCATTACCGCACCGCGATGACCGTCGCGAACGCGATCGAAGCCGGCGAGCTGTACGTGAACCGCACGCCGGCCGATCCGTACCAGGGCTTCCATGCCGGCTGGAAACGTTCGGGCCTCGGCGGCGACGACGGCAAGCACGGGATGCTCGAATTCACGCAGACGCGCCTCGTCGTCATGAAGTACTGA
- a CDS encoding NAD(P)H-quinone oxidoreductase, with amino-acid sequence MSDTLSSLPADMAAVEITRPGGPDVLATARRPVPRPKADEVLIRVHAAGVNGPDVLQRKGLYNPPPGASDIPGLEIAGEVVATGEAVHGFAPGDRVSALVTGGGYAEYAVAHHLTTMKLPPGLDMIEAAAMPETFLTVWLNLIQRGRLQADESVLIHGGASGIGTTATMIAKAMGASTVITTVGSEAHRAASLRLGADHAVNYREQDFVAEVDAITAGKGVDVILDIIAGDYVARNYRAAAMNGRILQVSALNGPAKELDVWPMMTKRLTHIGSTLRSRTPEEKGALIADLERHLWPHVAAGTVKPQVFRTFPLDDARGAHVLIDSGVHVGKIVLTTAAHRAQ; translated from the coding sequence ATGTCCGATACGCTCTCCTCCCTTCCCGCCGACATGGCGGCAGTCGAAATCACCCGCCCCGGCGGCCCCGACGTCCTCGCGACCGCACGTCGCCCCGTGCCGCGGCCCAAGGCCGACGAAGTGCTGATCCGGGTTCACGCCGCCGGCGTGAACGGCCCGGACGTGCTGCAACGCAAGGGGCTGTACAACCCGCCGCCCGGCGCGTCCGACATCCCGGGTCTGGAAATCGCGGGCGAAGTCGTCGCGACCGGCGAAGCCGTGCACGGTTTCGCGCCGGGCGACCGGGTCAGCGCGCTGGTGACGGGCGGCGGCTATGCGGAATACGCGGTCGCCCATCACCTCACGACGATGAAGCTGCCGCCCGGCCTCGACATGATCGAAGCCGCGGCGATGCCGGAAACGTTCCTGACGGTCTGGCTGAACCTGATCCAGCGCGGGCGGCTGCAGGCGGACGAGTCGGTGCTGATTCACGGCGGCGCGTCGGGCATCGGCACGACCGCGACGATGATCGCGAAGGCGATGGGCGCATCGACCGTCATCACGACGGTCGGCTCGGAAGCGCATCGCGCCGCGAGCCTGCGGCTCGGCGCGGATCACGCGGTGAATTACCGTGAGCAGGATTTCGTCGCCGAAGTCGACGCGATCACGGCGGGCAAGGGCGTGGACGTGATCCTCGACATCATCGCGGGCGACTACGTGGCGCGCAATTACCGGGCCGCGGCGATGAACGGGCGGATCCTGCAGGTCAGCGCGCTCAACGGGCCGGCGAAGGAACTCGACGTATGGCCGATGATGACCAAGCGCCTCACGCACATCGGTTCGACGCTGCGCTCGCGCACGCCGGAGGAAAAGGGCGCGCTCATCGCCGATCTCGAACGCCACCTGTGGCCGCACGTCGCGGCGGGCACGGTCAAGCCGCAGGTGTTCCGCACCTTCCCGCTCGACGACGCGCGCGGCGCGCACGTGCTGATCGACTCGGGCGTGCACGTCGGCAAGATCGTGCTGACCACAGCCGCGCACCGCGCGCAGTGA